One genomic segment of Musa acuminata AAA Group cultivar baxijiao chromosome BXJ3-3, Cavendish_Baxijiao_AAA, whole genome shotgun sequence includes these proteins:
- the LOC135632850 gene encoding cytochrome P450 71A1-like yields the protein MAVPPLLLSSLPSLLVVLALLSSLLLAGRKARGGSATWKLPPSPPKLPVIGHLHLLGSSLLHRSLWELSKKHGPLMHLKLGRVPVVVVSSPEMAKEVLKTHDLECCSRPSLLSFSKFSYGFSDVSLTPYGERWRQLRKFCTVELFSARKINSFRDIRKEEMERVTKLICSHARASTMVNLSELLRSLSCNMTCRTAFGSGFDDGGDIQLHDMLRETQAVVTGLFLSDYLPLLGWVDRLSGMRSRLERAYLKLDSIYQRRIDYHQDRLRQQGKEDGDVLDALLRMQKDEEGLTEDHIKGVLMDIFVGGTDTSSATVEWAMAELIRQPELMKRAQDEVRGCVGSKGEVEESDLHQLHFLKCVIKETMRLHPPAPLLLPRETMQHFKLNGYDILPKTWMYVNAWAIGRDPNSWGRPHVFDPERFMHDSMVANGQDFKLIPFGEGRRICPGKNLGMLMVELVLANLLYSFDWHLPPGMVKEDISMEEAPGGTVHREYALCLMVTKYDATTA from the exons ATGGCAGTTCCTCCCCTCCTGCTCTCGTCTCTCCCTTCTCTTCTCGTTGTTCTCGCACTGCTGTCTTCACTTCTACTCGCAGGTCGGAAGGCGAGAGGTGGCTCGGCGACCTGGAAACTCCCTCCAAGCCCACCCAAGCTCCCCGTCATCGGCCACCTCCACCTCTTGGGGAGCAGCTTGCTGCATCGCTCCCTTTGGGAACTCTCCAAGAAACATGGACCTCTCATGCACTTGAAACTTGGTCGAGTCCCCGTTGTCGTCGTGTCCTCGCCGGAGATGGCTAAGGAAGTGCTCAAGACACACGATCTTGAGTGCTGCAGTCGGCCTTCGCTCCTCTCCTTTTCCAAGTTTTCATACGGTTTCTCCGACGTCTCCTTAACCCCATACGGAGAACGATGGAGGCAGCTTCGGAAGTTCTGCACCGTCGAACTCTTCAGCGCCAGGAAGATCAACTCTTTTAGGGACATAAGAAAAGAAGAGATGGAGCGAGTGACGAAACTGATATGTTCTCACGCTCGCGCTTCGACCATGGTCAACCTGAGCGAGTTGCTGCGCTCGCTTTCCTGCAATATGACATGCAGAACTGCCTTTGGCTCCGGCTTCGACGATGGAGGCGACATCCAACTCCACGACATGCTCAGAGAAACCCAAGCGGTGGTTACTGGCTTGTTTTTATCTGATTACTTACCATTGTTGGGGTGGGTTGATAGGCTAAGTGGGATGAGATCCAGACTTGAAAGGGCCTATCTCAAACTCGATAGCATCTACCAACGCCGTATAGATTACCACCAAGATCGATTGAGGCAACAAGGTAAAGAGGACGGAGACGTCTTAGATGCTTTGCTCCGCATGCAAAAGGATGAGGAGGGTCTAACAGAAGACCACATCAAAGGAGTGCTCATG GATATTTTCGTTGGTGGGACGGACACATCCTCGGCAACCGTGGAGTGGGCGATGGCGGAGCTCATCAGACAACCTGAGCTGATGAAGAGAGCACAAGACGAGGTAAGAGGATGTGTCGGAAGCAAAGGGGAGGTGGAGGAGAGTGACCTTCACCAACTTCATTTCTTGAAGTGTGTCATCAAGGAGACGATGAGGCTGCACCCTCCCGCTCCGCTGCTACTTCCTAGGGAAACCATGCAGCACTTTAAGCTAAATGGCTATGATATTCTACCCAAAACATGGATGTATGTGAATGCTTGGGCGATAGGAAGAGATCCCAATTCGTGGGGGAGGCCTCATGTCTTTGATCCAGAGAGGTTCATGCATGACTCCATGGTGGCAAACGGGCAGGATTTCAAGCTCATACCATTTGGCGAAGGTCGAAGGATCTGCCCCGGTAAGAATCTTGGAATGTTAATGGTGGAACTTGTGCTTGCCAACCTCCTCTACTCCTTTGATTGGCATTTACCACCTGGAATGGTGAAGGAGGACATCAGTATGGAGGAAGCCCCTGGTGGTACTGTACATAGAGAGTATGCTCTTTGTCTCATGGTCACCAAATATGATGCAACAACAGCCTGA
- the LOC135633282 gene encoding cytochrome P450 71B37-like, whose product MALPPLLLSYLPTLLVVLALLSSLLLAGRKARGGSATWKLPPGPPKLPVIGHLHLLGSSLLHRFLWELSKKHGPLMHLKLGRVPVVVVSSPEMAKEVLKIHDLECCSRPSLLSLSKFSYGLSDVAFIPYGERWRQLRKFCTVELFSTRKINSFRDIRREEMERVTKLICSHARASTTVNLSELLLSLSCNMTCRTAFGSGFDDGSDIQLHDMLREAQAALGGLFLSDYLPLLGWVDRLSGMRSRLERAYLKLDTIYQRRIDHHQDRLRQQGKEDGDVLDALLRMQKDEEGLTEDHIKGVLMNIFIAGTDTSSATVEWAMAELIRQPELMKRAQDEVRGCVGSKGEVEESDLHQLHFFKCVIMETMRLHPPAPLLLPRETMQHFKLNGYDILPKTWMYVNAWAIGRDPNSWGRPHVFDPERFMHDSMEANGQDFKLIPFGEGRRICPGKNLGMLMVELVLANLVYSFDWHLPPGMVKEDISMEEAPGITVHREYALCLMATKYDASTA is encoded by the exons ATGGCCCTTCCTCCCCTCCTGCTCTCCTATCTCCCTACTCTTCTCGTTGTTCTCGCACTGCTGTCTTCACTTCTTCTCGCAGGTCGGAAGGCAAGAGGTGGCTCGGCGACCTGGAAACTCCCTCCAGGCCCACCCAAGCTCCCCGTCATCGGCCACCTCCACCTCTTGGGGAGCAGCTTGCTGCATCGCTTCCTTTGGGAACTCTCCAAGAAACATGGACCTCTCATGCACTTGAAACTTGGTCGAGTCCCCGTTGTCGTCGTGTCCTCGCCGGAGATGGCTAAGGAAGTGCTCAAGATACACGACCTTGAGTGCTGCAGTCGGCCTTCGCTCCTCTCCCTTTCCAAGTTTTCATACGGTCTCTCCGACGTCGCCTTCATCCCATACGGAGAACGATGGAGGCAGCTTCGGAAGTTCTGCACCGTCGAACTCTTCAGCACCAGGAAGATCAACTCTTTTAGGGAcataagaagagaagagatggaGCGAGTGACGAAACTGATATGTTCTCACGCTCGCGCTTCAACCACGGTCAACCTGAGCGAGTTGCTGCTCTCGCTTTCCTGCAATATGACATGCAGAACTGCCTTTGGCTCTGGCTTCGACGATGGAAGCGACATTCAACTCCACGACATGCTCAGAGAAGCCCAAGCGGCGTTAGGTGGCTTGTTTTTATCTGATTACTTACCATTGTTGGGGTGGGTTGATAGGCTAAGTGGGATGAGATCCAGACTTGAAAGGGCCTATCTTAAGCTCGATACCATCTACCAACGCCGTATAGATCACCACCAAGATCGATTGAGGCAGCAAGGTAAAGAAGATGGAGACGTCTTAGATGCTTTGCTCCGCATGCAAAAGGATGAGGAGGGTCTAACAGAAGACCACATCAAAGGAGTGCTCATG AATATTTTCATTGCTGGGACGGACACATCCTCGGCAACCGTGGAGTGGGCGATGGCGGAGCTCATCAGACAACCTGAGTTGATGAAGAGAGCACAAGACGAGGTAAGAGGATGTGTCGGAAGCAAAGGGGAGGTGGAGGAGAGTGACCTTCACCAACTTCATTTCTTCAAGTGTGTCATCATGGAGACGATGAGGCTGCACCCTCCCGCTCCGCTGCTACTTCCTAGGGAAACCATGCAGCACTTTAAGCTAAATGGCTATGATATTCTACCCAAAACATGGATGTATGTGAATGCTTGGGCGATAGGAAGAGATCCCAATTCGTGGGGGAGGCCTCATGTCTTTGATCCAGAGAGGTTCATGCATGACTCCATGGAGGCAAATGGGCAGGATTTCAAGCTCATACCATTTGGCGAAGGTCGAAGGATCTGCCCCGGTAAGAATCTTGGAATGTTAATGGTGGAACTTGTGCTTGCCAACCTCGTCTACTCCTTTGATTGGCATTTACCACCTGGAATGGTGAAGGAGGACATCAGTATGGAGGAAGCACCTGGTATCACCGTGCATAGAGAGTATGCTCTTTGTCTCATGGCCACCAAATATGATGCATCAACAGCCTGA